The following proteins are encoded in a genomic region of Ornithodoros turicata isolate Travis chromosome 6, ASM3712646v1, whole genome shotgun sequence:
- the LOC135399235 gene encoding inactive selenide, water dikinase-like protein isoform X1, which translates to MDKAHQAALAAVQLEVSGDTTAMVIRRPFEPVAHGLESSFRLSRFADLKGUGCRVPQETQNKLLEGLVHDGNGQPDNQCQYMHLGLPRVGYGLGCSVTATRHGGFSLVQAMDYFYPFVEDPYVMGKIACASILSDLYAMGVTECDNIMMTLAISTKLSEKERDAVIPIVVRGFKDGAMEGGTQVTGGQTILNPSLIVGGCATSCCHSNEFIAPNNAVVGDVLVLTKPLGSQVAVSALQWLEQPERWNRVRLVVGEDDVRKAAHRAMDSMSRLNRTAAVLMHKYNAHGATDVRNSGLLGHAQDLARVQKNEVSFVIHNLPVISKMAAVAKACGSMFQLLQGFCPETSGGLLICLPREQAAAYCKDIEKQEGYQAWIIGIVERGNRTARIIDKPRVIEVPCKDKDGELW; encoded by the exons ATGGACAAGGCACATCAGGCGGCTTTGGCTGCAGTGCAACTAGAAGTCAGCGGTGACACGACTGCTATGGTCATCCGGCGTCCCTTTGAACCGGTCGCCCACGGCTTGGAGTCTAGTTTCCGACTGTCGCGCTTCGCCGATCTGAAAGGATGAGGGTGTAGAGTCCCCCAGGAGACGCAAAATAAACTCCTGGAGGGACTCGTACATGACGGCAACGGCCAGCCAGACAACCAGTGTCAATACATGCACCTAGGATTGCCTCGGGTCG GATATGGGCTCGGGTGCAGTGTCACAGCGACACGACATGGAGGGTTCTCTCTTGTACAAGCTATGGACTACTTTTATCCCTTTGTTGAAGATCCATATGTAATG GGCAAGATAGCGTGTGCCAGCATCCTGAGCGACCTCTATGCCATGGGCGTGACCGAATGTGACAACATCATGATGACTTTGGCGATCAGCACAAAGCTGAGCGAAAAGGAGCGGGATGCGGTCATCCCCATCGTGGTTCGGGGCTTTAAG GACGGAGCTATGGAAGGGGGCACGCAGGTGACAGGTGGCCAGACTATCCTCAACCCTTCACTCATCGTCGGCGGATGCGCGACCAGCTGCTGTCATTCCAACGAATTCATTGC GCCGAACAATGCTGTGGTAGGGGATGTTTTGGTGCTGACGAAGCCTTTGGGCAGCCAGGTGGCCGTGAGTGCTCTGCAGTGGCTTGAACAGCCAGAACGTTGGAATCGAGTCCGCTTAGTGGTTGGCGAGGACGACGTACGTAAGGCTGCTCACCGTGCCATGGATTCTATGTCCAGGCTAAACCGAACTG ctgctgttttgATGCACAAGTACAATGCCCACGGTGCAACAGACGTGCGCAACAGCGGTCTCCTGGGCCACGCACAGGACCTGGCACGAGTACAAAAGAATGAAGTCTCTTTCGTCATCCATAACCTCCCTGTTATCTCCAAGATGGCAGCAGTCGCCAAGGCTTGCGGATCCATGTTCCAGCTTCTTCAGGGTTTTTGTCCAGAGACCTCAG GTGGCCTTCTGATCTGTTTACCTCGGGAACAAGCAGCTGCCTACTGCAAGGACATAGAGAAGCAGGAAGGCTACCAGGCGTGGATCATAGGAATTGTTGAAAGGGGCAACAGAACTGCGCGTATCATCGACAAGCCCCGGGTGATTGAAGTGCCATGCAAAGATAAAGACGGCGAATTGTGGTAG
- the LOC135399235 gene encoding inactive selenide, water dikinase-like protein isoform X2: MDYFYPFVEDPYVMGKIACASILSDLYAMGVTECDNIMMTLAISTKLSEKERDAVIPIVVRGFKDGAMEGGTQVTGGQTILNPSLIVGGCATSCCHSNEFIAPNNAVVGDVLVLTKPLGSQVAVSALQWLEQPERWNRVRLVVGEDDVRKAAHRAMDSMSRLNRTAAVLMHKYNAHGATDVRNSGLLGHAQDLARVQKNEVSFVIHNLPVISKMAAVAKACGSMFQLLQGFCPETSGGLLICLPREQAAAYCKDIEKQEGYQAWIIGIVERGNRTARIIDKPRVIEVPCKDKDGELW; encoded by the exons ATGGACTACTTTTATCCCTTTGTTGAAGATCCATATGTAATG GGCAAGATAGCGTGTGCCAGCATCCTGAGCGACCTCTATGCCATGGGCGTGACCGAATGTGACAACATCATGATGACTTTGGCGATCAGCACAAAGCTGAGCGAAAAGGAGCGGGATGCGGTCATCCCCATCGTGGTTCGGGGCTTTAAG GACGGAGCTATGGAAGGGGGCACGCAGGTGACAGGTGGCCAGACTATCCTCAACCCTTCACTCATCGTCGGCGGATGCGCGACCAGCTGCTGTCATTCCAACGAATTCATTGC GCCGAACAATGCTGTGGTAGGGGATGTTTTGGTGCTGACGAAGCCTTTGGGCAGCCAGGTGGCCGTGAGTGCTCTGCAGTGGCTTGAACAGCCAGAACGTTGGAATCGAGTCCGCTTAGTGGTTGGCGAGGACGACGTACGTAAGGCTGCTCACCGTGCCATGGATTCTATGTCCAGGCTAAACCGAACTG ctgctgttttgATGCACAAGTACAATGCCCACGGTGCAACAGACGTGCGCAACAGCGGTCTCCTGGGCCACGCACAGGACCTGGCACGAGTACAAAAGAATGAAGTCTCTTTCGTCATCCATAACCTCCCTGTTATCTCCAAGATGGCAGCAGTCGCCAAGGCTTGCGGATCCATGTTCCAGCTTCTTCAGGGTTTTTGTCCAGAGACCTCAG GTGGCCTTCTGATCTGTTTACCTCGGGAACAAGCAGCTGCCTACTGCAAGGACATAGAGAAGCAGGAAGGCTACCAGGCGTGGATCATAGGAATTGTTGAAAGGGGCAACAGAACTGCGCGTATCATCGACAAGCCCCGGGTGATTGAAGTGCCATGCAAAGATAAAGACGGCGAATTGTGGTAG
- the LOC135399237 gene encoding membrane protein BRI3-like, with amino-acid sequence MWKPNEKPPPYVPPIAPPAYPNDPSAGYYGVPPVGLPPSYQSVTKAPLPQGAPVTYQSPPQVVVYFYGSCPSCGVGILEDEYTYLGVFLAVCCFPLGLLCCHALRVQRCTSCGAIH; translated from the exons ATGTGGAAGCCGAACGAGAAACCGCCGCCGTACGTGCCACCGATTGCACCTCCAG CATACCCTAACGATCCATCGGCTGGGTATTATGGAGTACCACCTGTGGGACTTCCGCCATCCTACCAGTCGGTCACCAAGGCACCTTTGCCACAGGGTGCTCCTGTCACCTACCAGAGTCCTCCGCAGGTCGTCGTATACTTCTATGGGTCATGTCCTTCATGTGGG GTTGGAATCTTGGAAGACGAATACACCTACCTCGGTGTCTTCCTGGCTGTTTGTTGCTTCCCCCTAGGACTTCTCTGCTGCCATGCACTGCGGGTCCAGCGGTGTACATCCTGCGGCGCCATTCATTGA
- the LOC135397648 gene encoding NAD-dependent protein deacylase Sirt4-like, translating to MNFRQSSARIRSRITLTILLPKPMSLLTVSCVTQPNILRSHLQVRLFQYVPKHKPCSKEDIEKLQDFVSRKKNLLVLTGAGISTESNIPDYRSEGVGLYSRNTYRPVSYKTFTTSAKARQRYWARNFVGWPRFSAAEPNITHRTLAEWEKNGRISLLVTQNVDGLHRKAGSKLLTELHGTSFVVKCLSCSVTMSRHEFQKILHKMNPYLDLEVAEIRPDGDVHLDGKLVDNFSYPDCQCGGILKPDVVFFGDNVPLERVRYVYDKLDESDGLLILGSSLEVYSAYRFPLKAVEIAKPTMIVNIGPTRADRLPGVTNISARCGEILPDVIL from the coding sequence ATGAATTTTCGGCAGTCATCTGCGAGAATTCGCTCACGAATAACCTTGACGATTTTACTGCCAAAACCCATGTCATTGCTCACAGTTTCGTGTGTTACTCAACCCAATATACTTCGAAGTCATCTCCAAGTTCGTCTCTTCCAGTATGTGCCGAAACACAAACCGTGCTCGAAAGAAGACATCGAGAAGCTCCAAGACTTCGTCTCCCGTAAGAAAAACCTCCTCGTCCTAACAGGAGCTGGCATTTCTACGGAGAGTAACATACCGGATTACAGGTCTGAAGGTGTGGGACTGTACTCTCGCAACACGTACCGACCGGTTTCGTACAAAACTTTCACAACGAGCGCCAAAGCGCGACAACGGTATTGGGCAAGAAACTTTGTCGGATGGCCACGGTTTAGTGCTGCTGAGCCCAACATCACCCATCGGACCCTAGCCGAATGGGAGAAAAACGGACGAATAAGCCTTCTGGTGACGCAGAACGTTGACGGACTCCACCGTAAAGCAGGATCCAAGCTCCTCACGGAACTGCATGGCACAAGCTTTGTCGTCAAGTGTTTGTCTTGCAGTGTAACGATGTCCAGACACGAATTCCAGAAAATTTTGCACAAAATGAACCCATATCTTGATCTAGAGGTCGCAGAAATTCGACCAGATGGTGATGTGCACTTGGATGGAAAGCTGGTTGATAACTTTAGCTATCCGGACTGTCAATGTGGAGGAATTTTGAAGCCGGACGTTGTGTTCTTCGGCGATAATGTCCCTCTAGAACGAGTCCGTTACGTTTACGACAAGTTGGACGAGAGTGACGGGTTACTAATTTTAGGCAGTTCTCTCGAAGTGTATTCGGCGTATCGGTTTCCCCTGAAAGCGGTTGAAATAGCGAAGCCCACGATGATAGTCAATATCGGACCAACGCGAGCGGACAGATTGCCGGGTGTGACCAATATATCGGCTCGCTGTGGAGAAATATTGCCCGACGTAATATTATGA